In one window of Massilibacterium senegalense DNA:
- a CDS encoding site-specific integrase, with amino-acid sequence MDPTRYGAHGLHSEFCSTAAKAGKAEHQIMKQTRHKQSDSLQKYIKKENLFDDNATSGITYEG; translated from the coding sequence TTGGATCCAACACGATACGGTGCTCATGGTCTCCATAGTGAGTTTTGTTCGACCGCCGCCAAAGCAGGAAAAGCAGAGCATCAAATTATGAAACAAACCAGGCACAAGCAATCCGATTCTTTGCAGAAATACATTAAAAAAGAAAACTTGTTTGATGATAATGCCACTAGCGGGATCACTTATGAAGGATAA
- a CDS encoding MarR family winged helix-turn-helix transcriptional regulator, producing MSGITWILIRILRIFITILHSKHEQMISHQSIRILQIIQKEETVTVRYLSEALNISHNTASEHVKKLVHNGGVIKQRADEDQRKVYIKLTEDGLQVVKKNPELDEEKLQAALNKLSEQEKKIVLQAFRLLSRVAK from the coding sequence ATGAGCGGGATAACATGGATCTTAATACGTATTTTACGGATATTTATTACTATACTTCATTCGAAACATGAACAGATGATTTCCCATCAAAGCATTCGAATTTTGCAAATTATTCAGAAGGAAGAAACTGTGACTGTTCGGTATCTGTCAGAAGCATTAAATATTTCTCATAACACGGCTTCAGAGCATGTGAAGAAATTAGTTCATAATGGAGGGGTTATAAAACAACGTGCAGATGAAGATCAAAGAAAAGTATATATAAAGTTAACGGAAGATGGATTGCAGGTAGTGAAGAAAAATCCAGAATTAGATGAAGAAAAATTACAAGCAGCTTTGAACAAACTGAGTGAACAGGAAAAAAAGATAGTCTTACAAGCGTTTCGTTTGTTGAGTAGGGTGGCAAAATGA
- a CDS encoding Fic family protein, with translation MGLFKSELNMLHPFREGNGRTIRIFLNYYALSKGYVWELHGF, from the coding sequence ATGGGACTCTTTAAATCAGAACTCAATATGTTACATCCTTTCCGTGAAGGAAACGGTCGCACCATTCGGATTTTCCTAAATTACTATGCATTATCAAAAGGGTATGTATGGGAACTACATGGATTTTGA
- the smpB gene encoding SsrA-binding protein SmpB — MPKGTGKVVAQNRKANHDYFIEETFEAGMVLQGTEIKSIRAGRVNIKDSFARVQNGEVFVHNMHISPYEQGNRYNHDPLRTRKLLLHKKQIDQLIGFTKEQGYTLVPLKIYLKNGYAKLLLGVGRGKKKYDKREDLKKKAAKREIERAFRDQQKM, encoded by the coding sequence ATGCCAAAAGGTACTGGAAAAGTCGTTGCGCAAAATAGAAAAGCAAATCATGATTATTTTATTGAAGAAACATTTGAAGCTGGTATGGTATTACAAGGCACAGAAATCAAATCGATTCGCGCTGGACGCGTGAACATTAAGGATTCTTTCGCACGCGTACAAAACGGCGAAGTATTTGTCCATAACATGCACATTAGCCCATACGAACAAGGGAATCGGTACAACCACGATCCACTGCGCACACGAAAATTATTGCTTCATAAAAAGCAAATTGATCAATTAATCGGATTTACGAAAGAACAAGGATACACCCTTGTCCCTTTAAAGATTTATTTGAAAAATGGGTATGCAAAACTATTGCTAGGTGTCGGACGTGGGAAAAAGAAATACGACAAACGAGAAGACTTAAAGAAAAAAGCAGCTAAACGCGAAATCGAACGCGCCTTCCGCGACCAACAAAAAATGTAA
- the rnr gene encoding ribonuclease R: MPEQLAERLLEFMQEEAYKPLTVDELVEAFDMEDAEQFKLLIKTLNHLEHEGYVVRTRTNRYGIPEKMNLIRGKISGHARGFAFLLPDEQGINDVFIPGNELHSAMHGDTVIVRLSPTSKGNRPEGTVIRIIERGVKEVVGTFMDSKHFGFVVADDKRIPNDIFIPKGNTLGAVDGHKVVVKITKYPEGRMSAEGEVVEILGHKNDPGIDILSVIYKYGLPQAFPEDVLEHANSIPEEVAEADMLGRRDLRHETIVTIDGADAKDLDDAVCVRRLENGNYHLGVHIADVSHYVTENSPIDVEAYERGTSVYLVDRVIPMIPHRLSNGICSLNPKVPRLAISCEMEINAKGEVVRHEIFPSVIQTTERMTYHDVRLIVEDEDDDVQEKYRELVPMFLRMKELALLLRSKRMNRGAIDFDFKEAKVLVDEEGNPLDIMLRDRTIAEQIIEEFMLAANETIAEHFHWLKVPFLYRIHEDPKVEKLEHFFEFITNFGYVVRGTANTVHPRALQQLLDEVKDTPEETVISTVLLRSMQQAKYDPNCLGHFGLSTDFYTHFTSPIRRYPDLIVHRLIRTYLFEGKMDEQSQLHFSEQLDDIARQTSERERRAVDAEREVDDMKKAEFMEDKIGQEFDGIISSVTNFGMFVELPNTVEGLVHVSYLTDDYYHFDERHLAMIGSRTGNVFRIGDEIQVRVVQVNKEEHSVDFEIVGMKGAKKRPRQDRPKVIEGGKRRERPRNKKKRPFYDGVAKKKKRKK; the protein is encoded by the coding sequence ATGCCAGAACAATTGGCAGAAAGACTGCTTGAATTTATGCAAGAAGAAGCATACAAGCCATTAACGGTAGACGAGCTAGTAGAAGCATTTGACATGGAAGATGCGGAACAGTTTAAGTTATTAATTAAAACATTAAATCATTTAGAACACGAAGGTTACGTCGTGCGGACGCGGACGAATCGGTACGGTATTCCGGAAAAAATGAATTTAATTCGTGGGAAAATTAGCGGCCACGCTCGTGGATTTGCCTTTTTATTACCAGATGAACAAGGGATAAATGATGTATTTATTCCAGGAAATGAATTACATTCCGCGATGCACGGAGACACCGTTATTGTACGGCTTAGCCCGACATCAAAAGGGAATAGACCTGAAGGAACGGTTATTCGGATTATTGAACGTGGTGTAAAGGAAGTCGTCGGAACGTTTATGGATAGTAAACATTTTGGATTTGTGGTAGCGGATGATAAACGAATTCCAAACGATATTTTTATTCCAAAAGGAAACACGTTAGGTGCAGTCGATGGTCATAAAGTCGTTGTAAAAATTACTAAGTATCCAGAAGGACGAATGAGTGCGGAAGGGGAAGTTGTGGAAATTTTGGGACACAAAAATGACCCTGGTATCGATATTTTATCCGTTATTTATAAATACGGGTTGCCGCAAGCGTTCCCGGAAGATGTGTTAGAACATGCGAATAGTATTCCAGAAGAAGTAGCAGAGGCCGACATGCTCGGTCGTCGCGATTTACGTCACGAAACGATTGTTACAATTGACGGAGCAGATGCGAAAGATTTAGATGACGCAGTTTGTGTGCGCCGTTTAGAAAACGGGAACTACCATTTAGGTGTGCATATTGCCGATGTTAGCCATTATGTGACGGAAAACTCACCGATTGATGTAGAAGCATATGAACGCGGGACAAGTGTTTATTTAGTAGACCGAGTTATTCCGATGATTCCGCATCGATTATCTAACGGCATTTGTAGTTTGAATCCGAAAGTGCCGCGCCTTGCCATCTCGTGTGAAATGGAGATTAACGCAAAAGGGGAAGTCGTTCGTCATGAAATTTTTCCAAGTGTGATTCAGACGACAGAACGAATGACGTATCACGATGTGCGACTTATTGTCGAAGATGAAGATGATGACGTACAAGAAAAATATCGTGAACTCGTTCCGATGTTTTTACGAATGAAAGAATTAGCACTTTTATTACGCTCTAAACGAATGAATCGTGGAGCAATTGACTTTGATTTTAAAGAAGCAAAAGTGTTAGTTGATGAAGAAGGAAATCCGCTGGATATCATGCTTCGTGACCGGACGATTGCTGAACAAATTATCGAAGAGTTTATGCTTGCAGCGAACGAAACGATTGCTGAACATTTCCACTGGTTAAAAGTGCCGTTTTTATATCGAATTCACGAAGATCCAAAAGTGGAAAAACTCGAACACTTCTTTGAATTTATTACGAACTTTGGTTATGTCGTTCGCGGAACAGCCAACACTGTTCATCCACGAGCGTTACAACAATTGCTCGATGAAGTAAAAGATACACCAGAAGAAACCGTCATTAGTACCGTCTTATTACGGTCGATGCAACAAGCAAAATATGATCCAAATTGTTTAGGACACTTCGGGTTATCGACTGATTTTTACACACACTTTACTTCACCGATTCGTCGTTATCCAGATTTAATCGTCCACCGCTTAATTCGTACGTATTTATTTGAAGGAAAAATGGACGAGCAATCACAACTGCATTTTTCAGAGCAATTAGACGACATTGCCCGTCAAACATCCGAACGTGAACGCCGAGCAGTAGATGCGGAGCGGGAAGTAGACGATATGAAAAAGGCAGAGTTTATGGAAGATAAAATTGGACAAGAGTTTGACGGCATTATTAGTAGCGTCACAAACTTCGGAATGTTCGTAGAATTGCCGAATACAGTAGAAGGACTCGTCCACGTCAGTTATTTAACGGATGATTATTATCATTTTGATGAACGCCATTTAGCAATGATTGGTTCACGAACAGGAAATGTGTTCCGCATCGGGGATGAAATCCAAGTTCGCGTCGTACAAGTAAATAAAGAAGAACATTCTGTTGACTTTGAAATAGTCGGGATGAAAGGAGCGAAAAAACGTCCACGTCAAGATCGACCAAAAGTCATTGAAGGCGGGAAACGGAGAGAACGCCCAAGAAATAAAAAGAAAAGACCATTTTATGATGGTGTTGCAAAAAAGAAAAAACGTAAAAAGTAA
- a CDS encoding alpha/beta hydrolase gives MMKTMRPQPFTFEAGERAVLLLHGFTGHSADVRMLGRFLQKNGYTSHAPIYPGHGQTPDDVLQTNPYMWWKSVLSAYEHVKQLGYAKIAVAGLSLGGVFSLKLGYTVPIAGIITMCAPMIEKTPEERMKPFLSYVRQYEKTQKRTEEEIARKIEEIKRTKRSFFAAHDELFQEVRKQLDFVYAPIFVAQASVDPVIDEKSAAIIYREVSSYQKNIHYYENGTHALTLSPAKNQLHVDILHFLNELEWN, from the coding sequence ATGATGAAAACAATGCGTCCACAGCCATTTACATTTGAAGCGGGGGAACGGGCGGTTTTACTTCTACACGGTTTTACAGGGCATAGTGCAGATGTGCGAATGCTCGGTCGTTTTTTACAAAAAAACGGCTATACGTCTCACGCACCCATTTATCCTGGACACGGTCAAACACCAGACGATGTGCTACAAACGAATCCATACATGTGGTGGAAAAGTGTGTTATCGGCGTACGAACACGTAAAACAGCTTGGCTATGCTAAAATAGCAGTAGCAGGACTATCACTTGGAGGGGTATTTTCGCTTAAACTCGGTTACACTGTACCTATAGCGGGTATTATTACAATGTGTGCACCAATGATCGAAAAAACACCTGAGGAACGAATGAAGCCTTTTTTATCGTACGTCCGTCAATATGAAAAAACGCAAAAAAGGACAGAAGAAGAAATTGCTCGAAAAATAGAAGAAATAAAACGAACGAAACGTTCTTTTTTTGCTGCACATGATGAATTGTTTCAAGAAGTGAGGAAACAATTAGATTTCGTGTATGCACCGATTTTTGTCGCGCAAGCATCCGTTGATCCGGTGATTGATGAAAAAAGTGCAGCCATTATTTATCGCGAAGTGTCTTCTTATCAAAAGAACATTCATTATTACGAAAACGGTACACACGCTTTAACATTAAGCCCAGCAAAAAATCAGTTACATGTAGATATACTACATTTTTTAAATGAACTAGAATGGAATTAG
- the secG gene encoding preprotein translocase subunit SecG, with protein sequence MATAGTVFLIVISILLIVIILLQQGRSAGLSGAITGGAEQLFGKQKARGIEAVMQRITAVLATLFFIVAFLVAYFL encoded by the coding sequence GTGGCCACAGCAGGAACGGTTTTTTTAATTGTGATTTCGATTTTACTTATTGTGATTATTTTATTACAACAAGGTCGTAGTGCGGGGCTTTCAGGAGCAATTACAGGCGGCGCGGAGCAATTATTTGGAAAGCAAAAAGCACGTGGTATTGAAGCTGTTATGCAGCGGATTACAGCGGTTTTAGCTACTCTATTTTTTATCGTAGCTTTTTTAGTTGCATACTTTCTGTAA
- a CDS encoding NUDIX domain-containing protein → MNESLTIHPGVAMIIFDEEKHILLQKRRDVALWGIPSGHVEPGETVQEAAVREVLEETNLHVEIERLIGVYSEPASQIFHYPNGKMVHFITLCFLVKIVGGELTCNMEESLELKFFDVHELPKALLPMHPAWLKDALANEQTPFIR, encoded by the coding sequence ATGAACGAATCATTAACGATTCATCCGGGTGTTGCAATGATTATATTTGATGAGGAGAAACACATTTTACTACAAAAACGACGTGATGTCGCACTCTGGGGTATTCCTTCAGGACATGTAGAACCAGGAGAAACGGTACAGGAAGCAGCGGTTCGTGAAGTGTTAGAAGAAACGAACTTACACGTTGAAATTGAGCGACTAATTGGTGTGTATTCGGAACCAGCCTCACAAATTTTTCATTATCCAAATGGAAAAATGGTTCACTTTATTACGTTATGTTTTTTAGTAAAGATTGTCGGAGGAGAGCTTACGTGTAATATGGAAGAGTCGCTGGAATTGAAATTTTTTGATGTACATGAGTTGCCTAAGGCGTTATTACCAATGCATCCAGCATGGTTAAAAGACGCATTAGCAAATGAACAAACTCCATTTATTCGCTAA
- a CDS encoding arsenic resistance protein has protein sequence MKKLYRLPAKFLLLSVPFTLILGFIVGSIWDTSFLKSTILFATIIMIYATMVGLNVKELTSFKDSKVLVYSILINFAIIPLIAYGLGQLLLKDYPLMFAGLALSALLPTSGMTISWTMLQKGNLALAVQLTIFGLILGSLLTPWYLLAMVGKYVDINIWETMKTILLVVFVPLILGQITFKLLLKKYTMEQFKKQIKPNFGPLSIWAMLYVVFVSISMKAMMIVENLQLIVLAIIVLLLFYGINYVVSTFTAVKWLNRGDGIALVNGTVLRNLSIAIGLAATSFGAEAALIVTIAFIVQQQTIAYYSRISKKRWFKEPVQQK, from the coding sequence TTGAAAAAACTATATCGACTTCCGGCAAAATTTCTATTGCTTAGTGTACCATTTACGTTAATTCTCGGATTTATCGTTGGATCCATTTGGGATACAAGCTTTTTGAAATCTACCATTTTATTTGCGACCATTATTATGATTTACGCCACGATGGTTGGGTTAAATGTAAAAGAACTAACTTCTTTTAAAGACTCTAAAGTACTTGTCTATTCCATTCTTATTAACTTTGCCATTATTCCGCTCATAGCGTATGGACTTGGACAATTATTATTAAAAGATTATCCACTTATGTTTGCTGGGCTTGCATTATCTGCCTTATTACCGACAAGTGGCATGACTATTTCCTGGACGATGCTTCAAAAAGGAAATTTGGCGTTAGCGGTACAATTAACGATTTTTGGGTTAATTTTAGGTTCTTTGTTAACACCTTGGTATTTACTTGCGATGGTTGGGAAATATGTGGATATTAATATTTGGGAAACGATGAAAACGATTTTACTTGTCGTATTCGTCCCATTGATTTTAGGACAAATTACGTTCAAGCTATTGCTTAAAAAATATACGATGGAACAATTTAAAAAACAAATCAAACCAAACTTCGGACCTCTTAGTATTTGGGCGATGTTATACGTTGTGTTTGTAAGCATTAGTATGAAAGCAATGATGATTGTGGAAAACTTACAACTGATTGTACTTGCGATTATCGTGTTGCTACTTTTTTACGGAATCAACTATGTTGTCAGTACGTTCACTGCTGTGAAATGGTTAAACCGGGGAGATGGCATTGCGTTAGTAAATGGAACGGTTTTACGAAATTTATCGATTGCGATCGGGCTTGCTGCTACTTCGTTCGGTGCGGAAGCTGCTTTAATCGTAACGATAGCGTTTATCGTCCAACAACAAACCATTGCTTATTATTCACGGATTTCTAAAAAACGTTGGTTTAAAGAACCTGTGCAACAAAAATAA
- a CDS encoding YgaP family membrane protein translates to MEKNVGGADRIIRLIVGIVLISFLFVLDGGIKWISLLGFVMLFTALVGFCPLYKPLGINTCKRK, encoded by the coding sequence ATGGAGAAAAATGTTGGTGGAGCAGATCGTATCATCCGTCTAATTGTAGGAATTGTCCTTATTTCATTTTTATTTGTACTAGACGGTGGTATTAAGTGGATTAGCCTATTAGGATTCGTGATGCTTTTTACAGCACTTGTCGGCTTTTGTCCGCTTTATAAACCGTTAGGAATTAATACGTGTAAACGAAAATAA
- a CDS encoding Crp/Fnr family transcriptional regulator — protein sequence MLMVTSVLGEQPYPAFAVAEEDTHMFVAPIQSFIKWKLLYPSFQQFAYQLISKRLLTVMTVIEEIVFQRVDERIADYLYAHTSPQTTIISITQEELAVELGTAREVVSPDVIEVMNREQLRQRS from the coding sequence GTGTTGATGGTAACGAGTGTTTTAGGAGAGCAACCATATCCGGCATTTGCCGTTGCCGAAGAAGATACCCACATGTTCGTTGCCCCCATCCAATCCTTTATAAAATGGAAGCTTTTATACCCAAGTTTTCAACAATTTGCGTATCAATTAATTTCGAAACGATTGCTGACGGTGATGACAGTAATTGAAGAAATTGTCTTTCAACGAGTGGACGAGCGAATAGCGGATTATTTGTATGCACATACCTCTCCGCAAACAACGATCATTTCGATTACCCAAGAAGAACTAGCAGTAGAACTTGGGACCGCTCGTGAAGTAGTTAGTCCCGATGTGATTGAAGTGATGAATCGAGAACAATTAAGACAGCGTTCGTAA
- a CDS encoding cyclic nucleotide-binding domain-containing protein: MSRREWGDVFPFWREITEEEWDRVNPSVQKVTAGTIVFLEGDAIPFVPLVLLGSIRVYKMNEQGGNQRYIESEKGSLVC; encoded by the coding sequence GTGAGTAGACGTGAGTGGGGAGATGTGTTTCCTTTTTGGCGTGAAATAACGGAAGAGGAATGGGACAGGGTAAATCCATCTGTTCAAAAAGTAACAGCTGGAACAATTGTTTTTTTGGAAGGGGATGCGATTCCGTTTGTTCCGCTTGTGCTTTTAGGTAGTATTCGTGTGTATAAAATGAATGAGCAGGGAGGGAATCAACGTTATATCGAGTCCGAAAAGGGAAGTCTTGTGTGTTGA
- the eno gene encoding phosphopyruvate hydratase produces MTAIIDVYAREVLDSRGNPTVEVEVYTESGFGRALVPSGASTGEYEAVELRDGDKDRYLGKGVTKAVDHVNEVIAPELVGLDATDQVGIDYLLLELDGTDNKGKLGANAILGVSMAVARAAADSLGLPLYTYLGGFNAKTLPVPMMNILNGGAHADNNVDIQEFMVMPVGAADFKEALRMGAEIFHSLRKVLQAKGLNTAVGDEGGFAPNLSSNEEALQTIIEAIEAAGYKPGEEVKLALDVASSELYKDGKYVLAGEGVEKTSEEMIAFYEELTSKYPIVSIEDGLDENDWEGWEKLTAALGDKVQLVGDDLFVTNTKKLSEGIARNVGNAILVKVNQIGTLTETFEAIEMAKRAGYTAVISHRSGETEDSTIADIAVATNAGQIKTGAPSRTDRVAKYNQLLRIEDELTVSNYPGVEAFYNLKK; encoded by the coding sequence ATGACAGCGATTATTGATGTTTATGCTCGCGAAGTGCTTGATTCACGTGGTAATCCAACAGTGGAAGTGGAAGTTTACACAGAATCAGGTTTCGGTCGTGCTTTAGTGCCAAGCGGTGCCTCTACTGGTGAATACGAAGCAGTAGAATTACGTGACGGCGACAAAGATCGTTATTTAGGCAAAGGTGTAACAAAAGCAGTAGATCACGTAAATGAAGTGATTGCACCTGAATTAGTAGGATTAGATGCAACAGATCAAGTAGGTATTGATTACTTATTATTAGAACTTGATGGAACAGACAACAAAGGTAAATTAGGAGCAAACGCTATCTTAGGCGTTTCAATGGCTGTGGCGCGCGCGGCTGCTGATTCTTTAGGCTTACCTTTATACACTTACCTAGGTGGATTTAATGCAAAAACATTACCGGTACCAATGATGAATATCTTAAACGGCGGTGCACACGCTGATAATAATGTGGATATCCAAGAATTTATGGTAATGCCAGTTGGCGCAGCTGATTTTAAAGAAGCATTACGTATGGGTGCAGAAATTTTCCATAGCTTACGTAAAGTACTTCAAGCAAAAGGCCTTAACACTGCAGTAGGGGACGAAGGTGGATTCGCACCCAACTTAAGTTCGAACGAAGAAGCACTTCAAACAATTATCGAAGCAATCGAAGCAGCAGGTTACAAACCAGGAGAAGAAGTGAAGTTGGCGTTAGACGTAGCGTCTTCTGAACTTTACAAAGATGGTAAATACGTACTTGCTGGTGAAGGTGTAGAAAAAACATCGGAAGAAATGATTGCGTTTTATGAAGAATTAACAAGCAAATACCCAATTGTTTCAATCGAAGACGGTTTAGACGAAAACGATTGGGAAGGTTGGGAAAAATTAACCGCTGCACTTGGCGACAAAGTACAACTCGTTGGCGACGACTTATTCGTCACAAATACGAAAAAATTATCAGAAGGAATTGCACGGAATGTAGGAAACGCAATTCTTGTAAAAGTGAACCAAATCGGTACATTAACAGAAACATTCGAAGCGATTGAAATGGCAAAACGCGCTGGTTACACAGCTGTTATCTCTCACCGCTCTGGTGAAACCGAAGACAGCACAATTGCTGACATCGCGGTAGCAACAAACGCTGGTCAAATCAAAACAGGTGCACCATCTCGTACAGACCGCGTAGCAAAATATAACCAATTACTTCGAATTGAAGACGAGTTAACAGTTAGCAACTACCCAGGTGTAGAAGCTTTCTATAACTTAAAAAAATAA
- the gpmI gene encoding 2,3-bisphosphoglycerate-independent phosphoglycerate mutase — protein sequence MTKKGPVALIILDGFGLRNETKGNAVAHAHKPNFDQYWNEFPHTTLTACGEAVGLPEGQMGNSEVGHLNIGAGRIVYQSLTRINLSIRERDFFENEEFKKAMDYAKKHQSALHLLGLLSDGGIHSHNSHLYALLEMAKEQQVERVYVHAFLDGRDVGPTTAKQYLQELEDKMAEIGVGELATVSGRYYAMDRDRRWDRVEKCYRAMTYGEGPAYQDPLTLVDDSYSKEVYDEFVIPSVIVKEDGTPVGKVEDNDAMIFFNFRPDRAIQLSRVFTNETFEEINRGEGFPKATYFVCMMPYSETVDGTIAFPKINLDNTFGDVVSRHGLKQLRIAETEKYPHVTFFFSGGREETFPGEDRILIDSPKVATYDLKPEMSAYEVTEALVKEIEAEKYDTIILNFANPDMVGHSGMLEPTKKAIEAVDECLGKVVRALLEKGGTALITADHGNADEVVTLEGNPMTAHTVNPVPLIVTKKGLELREGGILGDLIPTMLELLEVEQPKEMTGQTLINK from the coding sequence ATGACAAAAAAAGGACCAGTTGCGTTAATTATTCTAGATGGATTTGGTTTGCGAAACGAAACAAAAGGAAATGCTGTAGCGCATGCACACAAGCCAAATTTCGATCAATATTGGAATGAGTTTCCTCATACCACATTAACTGCTTGCGGAGAAGCAGTAGGATTACCAGAAGGACAAATGGGAAATTCAGAAGTTGGTCATTTGAATATTGGAGCAGGTCGTATTGTATATCAAAGTTTAACCAGAATTAATCTTTCTATTCGCGAACGTGATTTCTTTGAAAATGAAGAATTTAAAAAAGCGATGGATTATGCGAAAAAACATCAATCTGCTTTGCATTTATTAGGATTATTATCAGACGGCGGTATTCATAGTCATAATAGTCATTTATACGCTTTACTAGAAATGGCAAAAGAACAACAAGTAGAACGCGTCTATGTTCATGCGTTTTTAGATGGACGTGACGTAGGTCCGACAACAGCGAAACAATATCTTCAAGAACTAGAAGATAAAATGGCAGAAATCGGCGTTGGGGAATTAGCTACGGTATCTGGACGTTATTACGCGATGGACCGCGATCGTCGTTGGGACCGTGTAGAAAAATGTTACCGTGCAATGACATACGGAGAAGGCCCAGCATATCAAGATCCACTTACATTAGTAGACGATTCTTATAGCAAAGAAGTATACGACGAATTTGTCATTCCAAGTGTTATCGTAAAAGAAGACGGCACACCTGTTGGAAAAGTAGAAGATAACGATGCGATGATTTTCTTTAACTTCCGTCCAGACCGTGCAATCCAATTATCACGTGTTTTTACGAATGAAACGTTTGAAGAAATCAACCGCGGGGAAGGGTTTCCAAAGGCCACTTATTTCGTTTGTATGATGCCATATAGTGAAACTGTGGATGGGACTATTGCATTTCCTAAAATAAACTTAGATAATACTTTTGGGGACGTCGTTTCTCGTCACGGATTAAAACAGCTTAGAATTGCCGAAACGGAAAAGTACCCACATGTGACATTTTTCTTTAGCGGTGGACGCGAAGAAACATTTCCAGGAGAAGACCGGATCTTAATCGATTCTCCGAAAGTAGCAACGTATGACTTAAAACCTGAAATGAGCGCATACGAAGTAACAGAAGCATTAGTAAAAGAAATCGAAGCAGAAAAATACGATACGATTATTTTAAACTTTGCTAATCCAGATATGGTTGGGCATTCCGGAATGCTTGAACCAACGAAAAAGGCAATTGAAGCGGTAGATGAGTGTCTCGGCAAAGTCGTCCGTGCCCTATTAGAAAAGGGAGGGACTGCGTTAATTACAGCAGACCATGGCAACGCGGATGAAGTAGTGACGTTAGAAGGAAATCCGATGACAGCTCATACGGTAAACCCAGTTCCGCTTATCGTAACAAAAAAAGGATTAGAACTTCGTGAAGGCGGTATTTTAGGGGATTTAATTCCTACGATGCTAGAACTATTAGAAGTCGAACAACCGAAAGAAATGACCGGTCAAACGCTTATTAACAAGTAA
- the tpiA gene encoding triose-phosphate isomerase translates to MRKPILAANWKMHKTLQEAVQFVNDMKTQLPSRDIVDTVICAPALFIPAMLDAAQSSALEIGAQTMHFEQSGAFTGEISPVMLEDLGVKYCIIGHSERRELFHETDYTVNKKMQAAFKHHITPIVCVGETLSEREVNATKVKVQKQVELAFANVEKEQAKQAVIAYEPIWAIGTGKTPSSADANEVCGQIREEIEKLYDKETSGAIRIQYGGSVNPSNIESLMNEEHIDGALIGGASLDVQSFVTMLGAIKK, encoded by the coding sequence TTGAGAAAACCAATTCTTGCAGCAAACTGGAAAATGCATAAAACATTACAAGAAGCTGTTCAATTTGTCAATGACATGAAAACACAACTTCCAAGTCGTGACATTGTGGATACAGTCATTTGTGCACCGGCTTTGTTTATTCCTGCAATGCTTGATGCAGCGCAATCATCGGCACTTGAAATTGGTGCGCAAACGATGCACTTCGAACAAAGCGGAGCATTTACCGGGGAAATTAGTCCTGTTATGTTAGAAGATTTAGGTGTAAAATATTGTATTATCGGTCATTCCGAACGAAGAGAACTTTTTCACGAAACGGATTATACTGTAAATAAAAAGATGCAAGCCGCGTTTAAACATCACATTACACCAATTGTTTGTGTCGGTGAAACACTAAGCGAACGAGAAGTGAATGCGACAAAAGTAAAAGTCCAAAAACAAGTAGAATTAGCATTTGCCAATGTGGAAAAAGAACAAGCAAAACAAGCGGTTATTGCCTATGAACCAATTTGGGCAATCGGAACAGGGAAAACCCCTTCTAGCGCTGATGCAAATGAAGTTTGTGGACAAATTCGAGAAGAAATTGAAAAATTGTATGACAAAGAAACGAGCGGAGCCATTCGAATTCAATATGGTGGTAGTGTCAACCCATCTAATATTGAATCGCTAATGAACGAAGAACATATCGATGGAGCATTAATTGGTGGCGCAAGTTTAGATGTGCAGTCTTTTGTGACAATGTTAGGAGCGATTAAAAAATGA